One part of the Malus sylvestris chromosome 2, drMalSylv7.2, whole genome shotgun sequence genome encodes these proteins:
- the LOC126595367 gene encoding peptidyl-prolyl cis-trans isomerase CYP18-2-like isoform X2 yields MKENLRVRKMWASKKGGSPEATLETTIGIFTIELYYKHSARTCRNFIGLARRGYYLSRGKFEDEIKQELKYIGAGILSMENAGPNTNGSQFFFMLAPCPSLDGLGII; encoded by the exons ATGAAGGAGAATCTTCGAGTCAGAAAGATGTGGGCAAGCAAAAAAGGAGGGTCGCCGGAGGCCACCCTAGAAACCACCATTGGCATCTTCACCATCGAG CTTTATTACAAACATTCGGCGAGAACTTGCAGGAACTTCATCGGGCTCGCTCGCAGAGGATATTACTTATCCAG GGGAAAGTTTGAGGACGAGATAAAACAAGAGTTGAAGTATATTGGAGCTGGCATCTTATCGATGGAGAATGCTGGTCCGAATACAAATGGAAGCCAGTTCTTTTTCATGTTGGCACCGTGCCCATCATTGGATG GCCTGGGTATTATATAA
- the LOC126595361 gene encoding protein SODIUM POTASSIUM ROOT DEFECTIVE 2-like — translation MGKLSLGGVLDRFCLSSAGSGSCFCMNWSEHLDEFERSPLVTGEKDQFLKLKDVVAGKQTLAFQLKPKMVMLRVSMHCYGCAKKVEKHISKMEGVTSYKVDLESKMVVVIGDVLPLEVLESISKVKSAEIWNSS, via the exons ATGGGGAAGCTAAGTTTGGGCGGGGTGCTGGACAGGTTTTGTCTTTCTTCTGCTGGCTCAGGTTCTTGTTTCTGCATGAACTGGTCGGAACACCTAGACGAGTTCGAAAGAAGTCCGTTGGTAACCGGCGAAAAGGATCAGTTTCTAAAACTGAAGGATGTCGTTGCCGGAAAACAGACGTTGGCCTTTCAGTTGAAGCCCAAG aTGGTTATGCTAAGGGTTTCCATGCACTGTTATGGCTGTGCCAAAAAAGTTGAGAAGCATATCTCAAAGATGGAAG GCGTAACTTCTTACAAAGTAGACTTGGAGAGCAAGATGGTGGTTGTGATTGGAGACGTTCTTCCTCTCGAAGTGCTAGAGAGCATCTCCAAGGTTAAAAGTGCTGAGATTTGGAACTCCTCATGA
- the LOC126595367 gene encoding peptidyl-prolyl cis-trans isomerase CYP18-2-like isoform X1, with amino-acid sequence MKENLRVRKMWASKKGGSPEATLETTIGIFTIELYYKHSARTCRNFIGLARRGYYLSRGKFEDEIKQELKYIGAGILSMENAGPNTNGSQFFFMLAPCPSLDGSDIVALKQHFGKKILELEDEKRTVQVPLKP; translated from the exons ATGAAGGAGAATCTTCGAGTCAGAAAGATGTGGGCAAGCAAAAAAGGAGGGTCGCCGGAGGCCACCCTAGAAACCACCATTGGCATCTTCACCATCGAG CTTTATTACAAACATTCGGCGAGAACTTGCAGGAACTTCATCGGGCTCGCTCGCAGAGGATATTACTTATCCAG GGGAAAGTTTGAGGACGAGATAAAACAAGAGTTGAAGTATATTGGAGCTGGCATCTTATCGATGGAGAATGCTGGTCCGAATACAAATGGAAGCCAGTTCTTTTTCATGTTGGCACCGTGCCCATCATTGGATG GGTCCGACATTGTGGCACTCAAGCagcattttggaaagaaaattttGGAACTAGAAGATGAGAAAAGAACTGTGCAGGTTCCCTTAAAACCTTAA